Proteins encoded together in one Candidatus Omnitrophota bacterium window:
- a CDS encoding Hsp70 family protein → MAKAIGIDLGTSNSAAAVVEGGRPTIIPSAEGAGVASGKAFPSFVAFTRDGQRLVGEPARRQAAINPEGTIFAAKRKMGTDYKFKVYGKEYTPQQISAFILQKIKQDAEAFLGDKVEEAVITCPAYFDDNQRTATKDAGEIAGLKVLRIINEPTAACLAYGLDKLGKRLKIMVFDFGGGTLDVTIMEMGEEGGFMVLSTSGDTQLGGTDMDNALIEYITEQFKRETGIDLHNDKMAIQRVREAAEKAKIELSSTLTTDINLPFITADATGPKHLSLSISRAKLEDLVSPIIERCRHPIEQALSDAQLKAKDIDKIILVGGPTRMPCVQKFVEETVGKKIERGIDPMECVAMGAAIQAAIIKGEMKEVLLVDV, encoded by the coding sequence ATGGCAAAAGCAATTGGTATTGACTTGGGAACTTCCAATTCGGCAGCGGCGGTTGTAGAAGGAGGAAGGCCAACAATTATCCCCTCGGCAGAAGGGGCAGGGGTGGCTTCGGGGAAGGCATTTCCTTCTTTTGTCGCCTTTACCAGAGATGGACAGAGACTTGTGGGGGAACCTGCACGCCGGCAGGCAGCCATTAATCCCGAAGGAACGATTTTTGCTGCCAAGCGCAAGATGGGAACAGATTATAAATTTAAAGTTTATGGTAAAGAGTATACTCCACAACAAATCTCCGCCTTTATTTTACAGAAGATTAAGCAGGATGCGGAAGCGTTCTTAGGAGATAAGGTGGAGGAGGCGGTGATTACCTGCCCAGCTTATTTTGATGATAACCAACGCACTGCTACTAAAGATGCGGGAGAAATTGCGGGATTAAAGGTATTGCGGATTATCAATGAACCTACTGCTGCCTGTCTTGCCTATGGTCTGGATAAATTGGGTAAACGCTTAAAGATTATGGTTTTTGATTTTGGAGGTGGAACCTTGGATGTAACCATTATGGAGATGGGTGAAGAAGGGGGGTTTATGGTTCTCTCCACCAGCGGAGATACCCAACTGGGAGGAACCGATATGGACAATGCCCTCATTGAGTACATTACAGAACAATTTAAACGCGAAACAGGAATTGATTTACATAATGACAAAATGGCTATACAGCGGGTGCGGGAAGCAGCGGAGAAAGCAAAGATTGAACTTTCCAGCACACTGACCACAGATATAAATCTTCCTTTTATCACTGCGGATGCCACCGGTCCAAAACATTTATCCCTAAGCATTAGCCGTGCCAAATTGGAGGATTTGGTTTCTCCGATTATTGAAAGATGTCGCCATCCCATTGAACAGGCATTATCCGATGCACAACTTAAAGCAAAGGATATTGATAAAATAATCCTTGTGGGCGGTCCGACACGGATGCCCTGTGTGCAGAAATTTGTAGAGGAGACTGTGGGGAAGAAGATTGAAAGGGGAATTGACCCTATGGAATGTGTGGCGATGGGAGCGGCTATTCAGGCAGCAATTATAAAAGGAGAGATGAAAGAGGTTTTGTTAGTGGATGTTA
- a CDS encoding nucleotide exchange factor GrpE gives MKKNSEEDIPENSSEEEKGTTAEVKKITLSFPEWEALQKKASLAEEYYDKLLRLQAEFENARRRMDKEKTEIIHFANQSLFMEMLPVVDDFDHLLNGLERNQVKEDIFVGIEMIRKRLSKIMEENGLVRMKVVGEKFDPTRHEALMTVETDEFPEDTIVEEIRSGYLFYDKVLRPAVVKVAKKKITESQ, from the coding sequence ATGAAGAAAAATTCCGAAGAAGATATTCCTGAGAATTCTTCTGAAGAAGAAAAAGGGACCACTGCTGAGGTGAAGAAAATAACGCTTTCTTTCCCGGAGTGGGAAGCATTGCAAAAAAAAGCTTCCCTTGCCGAAGAATACTATGATAAACTCTTACGCTTGCAGGCAGAGTTTGAAAATGCCCGACGCCGGATGGATAAAGAAAAAACAGAGATTATTCATTTTGCTAACCAGTCTCTCTTTATGGAGATGCTCCCCGTGGTGGACGATTTTGACCATCTCTTGAATGGCTTGGAGAGAAATCAGGTTAAGGAAGATATTTTTGTGGGGATAGAGATGATTAGAAAGAGATTATCTAAGATTATGGAAGAAAACGGTCTGGTGCGGATGAAGGTTGTGGGAGAGAAGTTTGACCCCACCAGGCATGAAGCCTTGATGACTGTGGAAACCGATGAATTTCCTGAAGATACCATTGTGGAGGAAATCCGCAGTGGCTATCTTTTTTATGATAAAGTTTTAAGACCGGCAGTGGTAAAAGTTGCTAAGAAAAAAATAACCGAGAGTCAATGA
- the hrcA gene encoding heat-inducible transcriptional repressor HrcA — MRRIDLKSRKEKILGTIVETYIEEAKPVGSRTIARKLHFKFSPATIRNIMADLEEEGYITHPYTSAGRIPTDKGYRYYVDYLMPEEGLTPQEKKEIIQEYKTVEDISEIMDKTSRLLARLSEEAGIVVYPCLKKSRLKHIELIDIKDNSVLMVLITYSGLIKNLILRFPHPYSRSQLEKIGNFFNAELEGVYLSEICKYLLQKRLSDDFSVYNLFKDAFSILEEAFKKLEEERFCFEGATQIITQPEFEDRVALTKLLRLMEEKRLLLEIIAQDMEEEGIKVHIGEENNFEEAKSLSLVTTNYHVEGNTVGALGVVGPTRMAYAHIFSIVKNVSEILENILQERRL; from the coding sequence ATGCGCAGGATAGATTTAAAATCCCGAAAGGAAAAAATCTTAGGAACGATTGTAGAGACATATATTGAAGAGGCAAAGCCAGTGGGTTCGCGGACCATTGCCCGAAAATTGCATTTTAAATTTTCTCCCGCTACCATCCGCAACATCATGGCTGACCTTGAGGAAGAGGGTTATATCACACATCCTTATACCTCTGCAGGGAGAATCCCCACGGATAAAGGGTATCGTTATTATGTAGATTATCTGATGCCCGAAGAGGGACTTACTCCGCAGGAGAAAAAAGAGATTATCCAGGAATATAAAACTGTTGAGGATATTTCGGAGATTATGGATAAAACCAGCCGTCTTTTAGCGCGTTTATCTGAAGAGGCGGGCATCGTGGTTTATCCCTGTTTAAAAAAGAGCAGGTTAAAGCATATAGAGTTGATAGATATAAAGGATAATTCTGTGCTGATGGTGCTGATAACTTATTCCGGTTTGATTAAGAACCTCATTCTCCGTTTTCCCCATCCCTACTCCCGAAGTCAGTTGGAGAAAATCGGTAATTTCTTTAATGCGGAACTGGAGGGGGTTTATTTAAGTGAAATTTGTAAATATCTTCTGCAGAAGAGACTGAGCGATGATTTTTCTGTTTATAATCTTTTTAAGGATGCTTTCTCTATCTTAGAGGAGGCATTTAAGAAACTGGAGGAGGAGAGGTTTTGCTTTGAAGGGGCAACTCAGATAATTACTCAGCCGGAATTTGAAGACCGTGTTGCCTTGACTAAACTCCTGCGGCTCATGGAAGAGAAAAGACTTCTTCTGGAAATTATCGCACAGGATATGGAAGAAGAGGGGATAAAAGTCCATATCGGTGAAGAGAATAATTTTGAGGAGGCAAAGTCTCTCAGTTTAGTTACCACAAATTATCATGTAGAAGGGAATACGGTGGGGGCTCTGGGAGTGGTTGGTCCTACCCGCATGGCCTATGCACATATTTTCAGCATTGTAAAAAATGTTTCCGAAATCTTAGAAAATATTTTGCAGGAGAGAAGGTTATGA